The Drosophila suzukii chromosome 2 unlocalized genomic scaffold, CBGP_Dsuzu_IsoJpt1.0 scf_2c, whole genome shotgun sequence genome segment tttatttatttttttatttattcatttatttatttatttatttatttatttatttatttatttatttatttatttatttatttatttatttatttatttacttatttatttatttatttatttatttatttatttatttttttatttatttatttatttatttatttatttatttttttatttatttatttatttatttatttatttatttatttatttatttatttatttatttatttatttatttatttatttatttatttatttatttatttatttatttacttatttgtttgtttatttatttagttttttttttatttatttatctatttatttatttgtttatttgtttatcttatttatttattattttatttatttatttatttatttatttatttatttatttatttatttatttatttatttatttattcatttatttatttatttatttatttatttatttatttatttatttatttatttatttatttatttatttatttatttacttatttatttatttatttatttatttatttatttatttatttatttatttatttatttatttatttatttatttatttatttatttacttatttatttatttttttatttatttatttatttatttatttatttatttatttatttatttatttatttatttatttatttatttatttatttatttatttatttatttatttatttgtttatttttttatttatttatttatttatttatttatttgtttatttatttattattttattattttatttatttatttatttatttatttatttatttatttttttatttatttattaatttatttatttattaatttattaatttattaatttatttatttatgtattaatttatttaattatgtatttaattttgtttttttcttactttctatttatttatttatttatttatttatttatttatttatttgtttatatattttttatttatttatttatttatttatttttttacttatttgtttgtttatttatttatttaattatttatttatttatttaattatttatttatttatttatttttttatttatttatttatttatttatttatttatttatttatttatttatttatttatttatttatttatttatttatttatttatttatttatttatttatttatttatttatttatttatttatttatttatttatttatttatttatttatttatttatatattaatttatttatttatgtatttttttattttttgtttaattatttatttatttacttacttatttatttatttatttttttatttatttatttatttatttatttatttatttattaatttatttatttatatattaatttatttaattatgtatttttttattttttatttaattatttaaatatttatttatttaattatttatttatttatttatttatttatttatttatttatttatttatttatttatttatttatttatttatttatttatttatttatttatttatttatttatttatttatttatttatttatttatttatttatttatttatttatttatttatttatttatttatttatttatttatttgtttatttatttatttatttatttatttatttatttatttatttatttatttatttatttatttatttatttatttatttatttatttatttatttatttatttatttatttatctattcatttatttgtttatttgtttttttttattttttttttttatttttttattaattgatttatttacttatttatttatttatttaaatatttatttattttcttatttatttatttattttatttatatatttatttattttttttttgttatttgtttatgtattaataaattaattaattaattaattaattttttttatttatttatttatttatttatttatttatttatttgtttatttatttatttatttatttatttatttatttatttatttatttatttatttatttatttatttatttatttatttatttatttatttatttatttatttatttatttatttatttatttatttgtttatttatttatttatttatttatttatttatttatttatttatttatttatttatttatttatttatttatttatttatttatttatttatttatttatttatttatttatttatttatttatttatttatttatctatttatttatttgtttatatgttttttgatttttttttttttttttattaatacatttatttacttatttctttatttatttaaatatttatttattttcttatttatttatttattttatttatatatttttttatttattttttgttatttgtttatgtattaattaattaattaattaattaattttttttaatttatttttttatttatttatttgtttatttatttatttatttatttatttatttatttatttatttatttatttatttgtttgtttattaatgtTTGAAAGAAATATCTGTCAAATAGAGTTTGTTCTAAACTGGTAAATGTggccatttttatacccgttactcgtagagtaaaagggtatactagatccgtctgaccgtctgtccgtctgtccgtctgtctgtccgtccggatgaacgctgagatctcggaaactatgagagctaggctattgagatttggcgtacagattcctgagcttcttacgcagcgcaagtttgtttcagtagactgccacgcccactctaacgcccacaaaccgcccaaaactgtaactcctacagttttgatgctagattagatagatagatagaaaattttaactgaaatgtattgttctcatcaatacctatcgattgacctaaaaaaaagtttgccacgcccacttaaacgcccacaaaccgcgaaaacctgtgacgcccacaatttgcatgctagataaaaaattttaactgaaatgtattggtgtcgtcaatacctatcgattgatccaaaaataattttgccacggccactctaacgcccataacgcttaaatctgtctaccgccgttaggtggcgcattttaatttcgctttgctgcttgcatatctccatttcccattgagtaacgggtatctgatagtcgaggtactcgactatagcgttcttccttgttttattattattagtttGGATACGCACAAAAAAAGTTCGATGCTCAGGCAGTGTTTTGAGCTGGTAAATGTggccattttttttattaataactTTCATACGGGACCCTTTACAGCAATGTGCCGTTCTTCAAAAATTGAGGAATCTCGAGAAATATACagcttaaaatttaatttgaaatcgTTAGAGCCGTTTTAGAGCGTTCAGAAAAAATGCCTTAAAAAAGtcggaaaaaaaaactttttgccataatttttaaacaattgtattTAGACAAATCATGTTTGAAAGACGTAAATagtatttcaaaataactTTCTAACGACATATAGCACTAGCCTGTAGCTTTAGTAGTTCACAAGGTACGGGTGTACAAAATAAAGCTATTTGTAAGCTGTTTTCTCGCCAAACTAGCtagttttccaaaaatttccAGGATCCTAAAACATCATTTTGCGACAAACAGACAAactgaattatttttttattttgggaaGTGCCCCAAAATCTTATTTTGCgtattacttttgaacggagcaTCCGATTTTGACTCGGTTAATAGCGGCGGGTATTTATCCCCACCGGCCCCAACAgatcaaattttaaaaatttgcacTTTGcacaatacctttcgattgatgtaTCACTCGAAACCATCCGACGATTATTGTAGATTTTCATTTCCTTGTGTATAAAAAGTAGTCGCCTTCGCCCATcctcctggtgcgcttcgtcGCTATGTAAAATAAAACTCATAATAATTGCGGTCCCTGGTAAAAACactttaatatttgttttaaatgttataattaaaatgttttaaatatttaaataaatgttaacggactaaattttgtataactaaactaaaaaattaCATTGCAATAGTAATGtacactggtcggcatatatattttgtcaTAGTATTCATTTGACTATCAGACTCTTGATCTAAGTACCGGTGCATTGTTCGAACTGAAAATTATGATAAAAGAGAAGAGCAAATCAATAACTGTTAATATGCAAAATATTTCGTCaattgtgttttgttttttcgtTCTGCTGATAAGAATGCCAGCAAGCAACGATTTTAGCAGtggcatatatattttgtcaTTGCGTGATTTAGTTGTTTCTAGGCAAGCTGAAAGTGTTGTTCAAgaatattattacaagtttTCATTAATATTGGATAAAGtcgattttttaatatttaaaatggttAAAAAATCTGAGCTGAGCGCCAAAATAAGATCGGAAATTGTGATCAAATATAACTTGGGTGTTTCTGTAATAAACATCGCTGAGGAATATAATTTGTCTCGTCAGACCATTTATTATCaaatcaataaatataaaaaatttaatgatgTGATCAATGTTCACCGTAAAGGCAGAAATCGAAAGACTACAGCTCATGAAGACCGTCTTATCGTCCGTGCTTTTAAGAAGGACCctttaaaaacaccaaaggcTGTGTCCTTAGAGTGGGATGAGACTGCATCCACTTCCATAAGTGAGAGAACAATACGCAGGCGTTTGATTGAAGCAGATATGAAAACATATATTGCAAAACCAATTCCTTTTATCACCcctaaaaataaactaaagcGTTTGGAGTTCGCGAAAAGATACATCACCAAGCCCGCTTCATTTTGGCGTAATGTCCTGTGGACAGATGAGAGTAGTTTTGAATTCCACGCATCTCAAAAGAAAGTTTTTGTAAGAATTAACAAGAATTACCGTAAAAAAAATGCTCCTGTGTGTCAAAGAGTAAGTCATGGGGGTGGAAGCGTAATGTTCTGGGGTTCAGTTTCATATAATGGTGTGGGAgacttggttcccatagacgGATCCATGAATCAGAATTATGCATTTCCCTCCGGCGACAGATTAATAGGAAAAGAATTTATTCTCCAACAGGACAACGCTCCTTGCCATAAGGCTAGAATGATTACTAGGTTTTTAAGAGATGTCGGGGTGGAAACTCTCGATTGGCCGCCACAAAGTCCTGATTTAAACATTATTGAAAATGTGTGGTCGCTAATAAAGCGAGAAAGAAGCACTGATCTGACCAGGACAAAAGCAGAAACCGTCACTGAGGTTACAATGAATTGGAAAGAGGTTCCCTTAAAATACCTTCAAACCTTGGTCGATTCCGTTCCGAATCGCCTGCAAAAGGTCATAGACACCAAAGGAgggtatattttttattaatttccagtttcaaataaatttataaaacaaattagttaattaagatgaaaaaagaaattttgtcaaaatacttatgccACCCATGAAATGacttagtttttagttttaattcaattaaaaatctaaatgaatgttaaaaatgaaaatttgttatatttataatttaatacaATGTAACTAAATGAATTATGTAAAAtccatacatttttttatatttaaaataaaaaaaaatttaaacagaaACTGAGGCATCGCCAtgacaaaatatatatgccgaccagtgtatgatacataaaaataacattataagtaaatgtaatttacttaattttaatatgatccaataatttacttttataaaacatttttatttgtttttttctaataacaataatgctcctaaaataatAGGGCATTTACATGTCGCTGCGTCACAAACATTTTTCCGCCAACATTTTGGTTGCAGTATCTGCCTGCACTCGACGCTCCtttttttgcgtctctccgttatgtttATAAGACAAacctccgaatatctgcctctctttgtaaCCCGACCGTTTTCGTCGGCAGTCTTCTGCGCTGCGGCGAATACTCTGCTGGCGTCGACAGCGCGGCACAGTATTTTGGGacaaaaatgaacaaaaatgctTTTTGCCATCTGACATTCATACGtatgtatttaaaatatataaatttgtatttaatttttataaatatgaaATCAGTTTTTTAATGTTCGGTCTATAAACTATATACATATGTTTTAAGTGTTTGTAATTAATCTTGTTTGTTAAagtattaaacaaaaaattaaaaattaaacgaaCAGGGTAggaacaattttttaaaaagggaataacaaaaatataattaattctaatttataaatttgcttgtaaatataataaatgttttattcaggtttttttatttgatataaacatttaaatacgCTTTTAATTTATACTTTCAACATTATtcttagaaaatattttattataaaaattaaaaaccttaaaataattaattttgaatACTTAAAATTAATATGAACATTTTTGGCATGAAGTTGAAAATTgataattaaaacaaaatctgacttaattttttttttaatatttaaaaacttgGGTTTTAGAGTGGGGGTGGCACCCTGGTGAAACAAACTTGTGCTGCGCAAATGCTCAAGAATCTACATACCATATCTCAACTTtatagcttttatagtttccgagactTTAGCGTTCATACCGACGCACTATGGGGACTTTGCCCTGTTTTTTGGCATAATTCTGTTTTTCAAAAGTATTCAAAATTGTGAAAAGTTCATGTTATCGAATTAAGAACATGGTATGTTACATAACGGAAATGTTAACTTGACAGGCCACTGTTAAAATAACAGCTGTCTAACTCAGCGGGTGCAAGCGTACAGCACGTGAATACGTTGAGCCTAATTTTTTTGTGAAATCTAAATCTAATATCTCTTGAACGACAAGACGTAAATCCTTCAAATTTGAAATGGatgttcattaaaatataagcaaaatgatttttgaaaaattctttttgcagttactattttTTTCTGTTGAAGAACTTTTTGCATAAAAAATTTCAGTTTTCAGGGCGagggaaaaatttaaaaagtagattttcacgcaaattcgtccttttcagtAAGTACAGAAAgggttaagaaatgtattgtattattcaaacggcatttaaattacctttttttttgtttcgacAAAACACTTATACCGACCGGTGTACATGTTTTCACGAATTGTGTTGCCATTTCTGTTAAGGCTTTTAGCATGAACGCGTTCATAATTTCACTTAAATGTTCACGATTTGACCGCGCGGCGTTCGGTTTTTATGAACACAAAATAAACTGTCGGAAATCGTGAAAAGTGACCAcgatttttttctattttttttttttggtggaCTTTTTGTTAATATGTTAAATTAGTTAGCTGAAAGCAGTTGAAACCATTTCAAAACGAGACCACCGCCTTTCAAAAGCCCTCCTCAAGTTCAAAGTAAAGCGAATACGATTTTGGCGTTAGTGGTCTTTAGATCAATTCGCAAAATGATCCTATCGGTTAATTAGACGGCTTTGATGTCGGCGACTGATAGAACAGATACCTAAATAAGTAAAAGAAGACTACTTTATGCTTAAACTATCATGAAAACGGCCCGGGGCGAAAGAAAGACATAAATTGAAAACCGGtcaaaaatcattttctaGAGAAGCAAGCAGCTGCGACTGAAATTGATTTACGAGGCGATACGGATAAATTTGTGGTATCCACAGTATCCCAGATGAACTGTGAGTCTTAGGGCTTTGGGTATAAAACTAAGCAAGGTCCGAGTGGAGGAACACAGTCACCTACAGAAGATTACAATTGACGAACGATGAGAACTATTAGCGGCTTGATCGTTCTAGCATCAATTTTTGCCTTGAATGCTGCCCATCAGGCTTCAAACGTCAAAAACCGAACGAACGATGGTAAGTTCAGTTGGTCGTAATCAGAATCCATAATCACTCCAATTCCGTTCCTTACAGCATTCTCCAAGATCGTTCCCCGACTTCTGTGGAACATGAAGCGCGGAGGCAACCAGGAGAGCCACCGAAACACACAGCCTATCATAATTGTGCAGCAGCCCAGCTGGATAGCGGATCGCGACTCGGACAGACAACACTACCACCACAGCCCGTACAATACCCCCTACTATCATTACTACCCGCAACCGCTACCGCCCAGCCGTCCACCGCCACAGTTCCCCGGAATGGAATACATGAACAGTGCCGGAGGCGGACCAACCTACCTGATCATCAATCCTAACAACATGCAGGGAATTTACCTGCCCTCTAGCAATTCCAACAGCTCAAACTCTACCAGCTCGCGTCGTAGCGCCTTCGTGCCTTCGATCGCTGATTTGCTGCAAGGCCTCAACCTGAACGATCTTGCGGACGGAATCGTACTCCAGGATGATACCGAAGTTGTTAATGCTGCAAAAGATGAGACTACGGCAGTCCCCAGCTCTGAGGGACCGATCCCCCCGGCTGATGACGACAACCAGAAGGATATAATCAGCGAGGACGAGGTCGAGGCCCTCGAGCGCCAAACGATCGAGGGCCCAGGTAACAAGCACGTGGTCTCAATCTTGATGCAGGACAATCGCCGTAAGCGCATCCAGGAGTTTTTGGCTGGCATCTATTTGAGGAACTACAACCTGAACATAAAGTAGTCAAACGTATAATAGCTGAAACATTTTGAAATTATGTCAAGCTGAATAAATAGCGGGAAGCCTTACCGTTACCTAATAAGGTTGACATCTCTCTGCAGTTCCAAATTTTTCTATCACACTCTATCGCACTCTATCATAGGTCATAGAAGAAATCTAACCTAACACTAGCATGCAGGCAAAAAAGTTCAGCTTTAAAACCGCATTGTCTAGATCACTCTATACGCTGgtgttattaaaaatattttggaaaGATTTATTCTTGAGATATTCGCGAAAAACTTGTTTTTCAGTTGTTGTTGTATTAAAGAGCTTGTATCTCAGAACTCAATTACCCAACAGTTTGGCAAATAGCCATTTCTCAAGGTAAATGAGTAAAGTGATCAAGCTCCAATAACGAGGGCTGCTAATTAAGTTTCTGGCCATATCAAGACCAATTGGCCTTTTCCCAAGAAAAAGTTTGGACTTTTTTCGATAAAAGCTCTACACAACTTATTCCTGTGTGACTACGTTTGATATCGATTATCTGCAGAAAAATGGAATTAATTGGTGAACTCCTttaaatttgcataaattatttattttcaatatatTTCGGTTCTATTACAAACATATTTCGAAGACTTAGCATTGTATTGTTAATCACTCTGAGCTCGGTCCACTCATGTAGCTTACAACAGCGCCTGGGAGTCCTTCTTCTGTCCTTTATAGATGTATCCTAGCAATGTAGTGGACGCCAAATTGCCAACTTGCCATCCTGCGCAGCCATTTGACATTGTTGTACTGCAGTGTGTAGACCAGCCACCCAAAAACACGTCGCGGTGTCcaagaaataaattaattaaaattagaCAAACATCAAGTAAATACAATGTAATTTATGGAGCAAAATGCTCCACttttaagcctagtactcagatagGCGAAGAttgaaaaatcttattctttgcagtgtgaccgaagttttcaaagttcaccttCAATGCATGTAGAATGGTCTTACTGTAAAGCAGCTGGgtttgttgccaaacggaaaacaaatcagtTGGATACatttaaaaaggaggagtctgctggtacacaaagaatttaaaataaaaacaaggaagagcgctatagtcgagtacctcgactatcagatacccgttactcagctatatggagatatggaagcagcaaagcgagattaaaatgcgccacctaccggcggtatacagatttaagcgttatgggcgttagagtgggcgtggcaatttttttttggatcaatcgataggtatcgacgagaccaatacatttcagttaaaattttttatctagcatgaaaattgtgggcgtcac includes the following:
- the LOC139354152 gene encoding uncharacterized protein, producing the protein MRTISGLIVLASIFALNAAHQASNVKNRTNDAFSKIVPRLLWNMKRGGNQESHRNTQPIIIVQQPSWIADRDSDRQHYHHSPYNTPYYHYYPQPLPPSRPPPQFPGMEYMNSAGGGPTYLIINPNNMQGIYLPSSNSNSSNSTSSRRSAFVPSIADLLQGLNLNDLADGIVLQDDTEVVNAAKDETTAVPSSEGPIPPADDDNQKDIISEDEVEALERQTIEGPGNKHVVSILMQDNRRKRIQEFLAGIYLRNYNLNIK